A DNA window from Ornithinimicrobium humiphilum contains the following coding sequences:
- the galE gene encoding UDP-glucose 4-epimerase GalE has translation MRVLVTGGAGYIGSHTVLQLVAAGHDVVVVDDFSNAKPAVVDRIAELAGRPVPVHAFDVADRERLDALLGDPDAPVEGVVHFAAYKAVGESVEKPLDYYRNNVGGTLAVAEAMVRHGVRHLVFSSSATVYGADAPVPMTEDLPTSATNPYGWSKVMSEQILRDLTVAHPELRVALLRYFNPVGAHPSGRIGEDPSDIPNNLMPYVAQVAVGRRERLSVFGDDYDTPDGTGVRDYIHVEDLAAGHVAALARIASDDRPLSVWNLGSGTGTSVLELVRAFEEASGRPVPYEIVARRPGDVAVSYADPSLAERELGWRTTRTVRDMCADTWRWQQANPQGYPD, from the coding sequence ATGCGCGTCCTCGTGACCGGCGGAGCCGGCTACATCGGTTCACACACCGTCCTGCAGCTGGTCGCCGCCGGTCACGACGTCGTCGTGGTCGACGACTTCAGCAACGCCAAGCCCGCCGTCGTCGACCGCATCGCCGAGCTCGCGGGACGGCCCGTGCCCGTCCACGCCTTCGACGTCGCCGACCGCGAGCGCCTCGACGCCCTGCTGGGCGACCCCGACGCACCGGTCGAGGGCGTCGTGCACTTCGCCGCCTACAAGGCGGTCGGCGAGTCGGTCGAGAAGCCGCTGGACTACTACCGCAACAACGTCGGCGGCACGCTGGCGGTCGCCGAGGCGATGGTCCGCCACGGCGTGCGCCACCTCGTCTTCTCCTCCTCCGCCACCGTCTACGGCGCGGATGCCCCGGTGCCGATGACCGAGGACCTCCCGACGTCCGCGACCAACCCCTACGGCTGGTCCAAGGTCATGAGCGAGCAGATCCTGCGCGACCTGACCGTGGCCCACCCCGAGCTGCGGGTGGCGCTGCTGCGCTACTTCAACCCGGTGGGCGCGCACCCGAGCGGGCGGATCGGCGAGGACCCCTCCGACATCCCCAACAACCTCATGCCCTACGTCGCCCAGGTCGCGGTGGGGCGGCGCGAGAGGCTCTCGGTCTTCGGCGACGACTACGACACCCCGGACGGCACCGGCGTGCGCGACTACATCCACGTCGAGGACCTGGCCGCCGGCCACGTCGCGGCGCTCGCACGGATCGCCTCCGACGACCGCCCGCTGTCGGTGTGGAACCTCGGCTCGGGCACCGGCACCTCCGTCCTCGAGCTGGTCCGGGCCTTCGAGGAGGCCAGCGGCCGGCCGGTCCCCTACGAGATCGTGGCCCGCCGCCCGGGCGACGTCGCGGTCTCCTACGCCGACCCCTCGCTGGCCGAGCGGGAGCTCGGGTGGCGCACGACCCGCACCGTCCGGGACATGTGCGCCGACACGTGGCGCTGGCAGCAGGCCAACCCGCAGGGCTATCCCGACTGA
- a CDS encoding ABC transporter ATP-binding protein has translation MNTTTDHAPGTPAGVVREHGGPDIWCEDLVRIYSTEGVEVQALQGLNLVVDPGDVVALVGASGSGKSTLLGILSGLDRPTGGRARVAGVDLLTMNRAQRVDYQRHVVGFVWQQTSRNLLPFLTAAENVALPMVISNRTDRRTRVAELLDLLDVGGCADRRPSQLSGGQQQRVAIATALANSPAVLLADEPTGELDDAASEQVLEAMRTAAQELGTTVLVVTHDPTVSDHVRRTVQIRDGRTSTEVLRQRVVGADGVERVVAREYTVIDRAGRIQLPRQHVQDLGLRDRVRIEKETTHVQVWPDDQDHGLPPAGGDDAASPTSAPTTSPTTAPASPEDAR, from the coding sequence ATGAACACCACGACTGACCACGCTCCCGGCACCCCCGCCGGCGTCGTGCGCGAGCACGGCGGCCCCGACATCTGGTGCGAGGACCTGGTCCGCATCTACTCCACCGAGGGGGTGGAGGTGCAGGCGCTGCAGGGCCTCAACCTCGTCGTCGACCCGGGCGACGTCGTCGCGCTCGTCGGCGCCTCGGGCTCGGGCAAGTCGACGCTGCTGGGCATCCTCTCCGGCCTGGACCGGCCGACCGGCGGCCGGGCCCGCGTCGCGGGCGTCGACCTGCTGACGATGAACCGCGCCCAGCGGGTCGACTACCAGCGGCACGTCGTCGGCTTCGTCTGGCAGCAGACCTCCCGCAACCTGCTGCCCTTCCTCACCGCCGCCGAGAACGTCGCGCTCCCGATGGTCATCAGCAACCGGACCGACCGCCGCACCCGGGTCGCCGAGCTGCTCGACCTGCTCGACGTGGGTGGCTGCGCCGACCGCCGGCCCTCGCAGCTCTCGGGCGGTCAGCAGCAGCGCGTGGCCATCGCCACCGCCCTCGCCAACTCCCCCGCGGTGCTCCTCGCCGACGAGCCGACCGGCGAGCTCGACGACGCCGCCTCCGAGCAGGTGCTCGAGGCCATGCGGACCGCCGCCCAGGAGCTGGGCACCACGGTGCTCGTGGTCACGCACGACCCGACGGTCTCCGACCACGTCCGCCGCACGGTGCAGATCCGCGACGGACGGACCTCGACCGAGGTGCTGCGCCAGCGGGTCGTCGGGGCCGACGGGGTGGAGCGGGTCGTCGCCCGCGAGTACACCGTCATCGACCGCGCCGGGCGCATCCAGCTGCCCCGCCAGCACGTGCAGGACCTGGGCCTGCGCGACCGCGTGCGGATCGAGAAGGAGACCACCCACGTGCAGGTCTGGCCCGACGACCAGGACCACGGGCTGCCACCCGCCGGCGGGGACGACGCCGCCTCGCCGACGAGCGCCCCGACGACCTCACCGACCACCGCCCCCGCGAGCCCGGAGGACGCCCGATGA
- a CDS encoding ABC transporter ATP-binding protein, whose translation MSEHAADPALHTPVRSGVPVLTARGLHRTFGSGATAVHALAGVDLEVPAARLTVVRGPSGSGKTTLLNLLGGLDRPTSGQVVLDDGRVLSSLPERDVLAVRRERIGYVFQSFGLVPVLSAAENVEVPLRLQRTSPAERSRRVAEALELVGLARHATQRPYELSGGQQQRVGIARALVSRPDILIADEPTGQLDSETAATIMDLLVELTHSQGIASVVSTHDAVLISRADQLVELHDGKRVTVAPSEDEH comes from the coding sequence ATGAGCGAGCACGCCGCCGACCCGGCACTCCATACCCCCGTCCGGAGCGGTGTCCCGGTGCTGACCGCCCGCGGCCTGCACCGCACCTTCGGCAGCGGGGCGACCGCGGTGCACGCGCTGGCCGGGGTCGACCTCGAGGTCCCCGCGGCCCGCCTCACCGTGGTCCGCGGTCCGTCCGGCTCGGGCAAGACCACCCTGCTCAACCTGCTCGGCGGCCTGGACCGCCCCACGTCCGGCCAGGTCGTGCTCGACGACGGGCGGGTGCTCTCGTCCCTGCCGGAGCGCGACGTGCTGGCGGTGCGACGGGAGCGGATCGGCTACGTCTTCCAGAGCTTCGGTCTCGTCCCGGTGCTCTCGGCGGCCGAGAACGTCGAGGTGCCGCTCCGGCTGCAGCGCACCTCCCCCGCGGAGCGTTCCCGCCGCGTGGCCGAGGCGCTGGAGCTGGTCGGCCTGGCACGCCACGCCACGCAGCGCCCCTACGAGCTCTCCGGCGGCCAGCAGCAGCGCGTGGGCATCGCGCGGGCGCTGGTCTCCCGCCCCGACATCCTCATCGCCGACGAGCCGACGGGGCAGCTCGACTCCGAGACGGCGGCGACGATCATGGACCTGCTCGTCGAGCTCACGCACAGCCAGGGCATCGCCTCGGTGGTCTCCACGCACGACGCCGTGCTCATCTCCCGCGCGGACCAGCTGGTCGAGCTCCACGACGGGAAACGCGTGACGGTGGCACCATCGGAGGATGAGCACTGA
- a CDS encoding FtsX-like permease family protein yields MSGRHSERATRGRGYGAAGLAWRQFASDPWVSAALALLVGLVSLLVTAVPRALEDVQARQLAQDVSSMSALQRDVTGTWGTTVESPVVLDASGQQLDPWQAFREGAEQVRLSQPEPLRSLLGQAQMHTYLTRDIDTVPPIESTYYQATITVHADPDLQEHVELVEGAWPEPGQPAATGAPRPVAGEPSDPSTTDRPVEVVVLDSAAEELHWEVGDEIGGGLVLVGTYRPVDPEDPRWQHVVNGTRMGILADPNRGEAGQVTAYVSPLNRGSLGQPTSVRTELWFPVDPARVTTGRVDTVQVRQQLTRMLAQQHVVVPAGDPSLGTLEGPQVPSFSTSLTGALDQVARQQRATASLLAVVAAGPLGVAAAVTALGARLVVQRRRPALAMTLARGASPTQLRRLVAAEGLALGVPAALLGHLAARLLLPGPGRWWEWALTLAVAVVPAAALAASLDDASLLQTRSDLSARGRSRWRWVVEVAVLALAGLATWRLLDRETRGDDATESGIDLLAAAAPVLLALAACVVALRLYPLPLAALTRVLRRRPGLTPFLGAARALRDPAGGLVPALSVVLGTSIALVSAVLLTTVTQGAETAAWQGNGAAVRVTGPIVDEAFVEQVSAVDGVTAVAGVRDLGSRLDLTVGPTHETLRLLIVDDGLDLVTAPPSLAEAPPAAFYAEGGPVPLVTGGDVTVTPGRGTLGTLREPVVVVGHLDELPGQPTPGSWAIVERSRWEAAGKSTPAARTALVGVAADADPEQVAEDIRGLIGAGVVTTVQRELDEFTSAPVTTGLTRAFVGAAAVSGVLTVLAIVVVQLMGAAARTRLLAVLRTLGLAPRQTRALTAWELGPLLVTSLLVGAVLGLAVPWVLVRAVDLRGLTGGRTQPALAIDLPTVGGVLLAVLLTVLLAITVSAWLAGRTNLAQSLRVGEER; encoded by the coding sequence GTGAGCGGGCGGCACAGCGAGCGGGCGACGCGCGGGCGGGGCTACGGCGCGGCGGGCCTGGCCTGGCGCCAGTTCGCCTCCGACCCCTGGGTGTCCGCGGCCCTGGCACTGCTGGTCGGACTGGTGTCGCTGCTGGTCACCGCCGTGCCGCGTGCGCTGGAGGACGTCCAGGCCCGGCAGCTGGCCCAGGACGTCAGCAGCATGTCGGCCCTGCAGCGGGACGTCACCGGCACCTGGGGCACGACCGTGGAGTCGCCGGTCGTCCTCGACGCCTCGGGCCAGCAGCTGGACCCGTGGCAGGCCTTCCGCGAGGGGGCCGAGCAGGTGCGCCTCTCCCAGCCGGAGCCGCTGCGCTCGCTGCTGGGGCAGGCGCAGATGCACACCTACCTCACCCGGGACATCGACACGGTCCCGCCGATCGAGTCGACCTACTACCAGGCGACCATCACCGTGCACGCCGACCCGGACCTGCAGGAGCACGTCGAGCTGGTCGAGGGTGCCTGGCCGGAGCCGGGTCAGCCCGCGGCGACCGGCGCGCCCCGACCGGTCGCCGGGGAGCCGTCCGACCCGTCGACCACCGACCGACCGGTCGAGGTCGTCGTGCTCGACTCGGCCGCCGAGGAGCTGCACTGGGAGGTCGGCGACGAGATCGGCGGCGGGCTGGTGCTGGTCGGCACCTACCGACCCGTCGACCCCGAGGACCCTCGCTGGCAGCACGTCGTCAACGGCACGCGGATGGGGATCCTGGCCGACCCCAACCGCGGCGAGGCCGGGCAGGTGACCGCCTACGTCAGCCCCCTCAACCGCGGCAGCCTGGGCCAGCCCACCTCGGTGCGGACCGAGCTGTGGTTCCCGGTCGACCCGGCCAGGGTCACCACCGGTCGCGTCGACACCGTCCAGGTGCGCCAGCAGCTCACCCGGATGCTCGCCCAGCAGCACGTCGTGGTCCCGGCCGGCGACCCGTCCCTCGGCACCCTCGAGGGGCCGCAGGTGCCGTCCTTCAGCACCAGCCTGACCGGCGCCCTCGACCAGGTGGCCAGGCAGCAGCGGGCGACCGCCTCGCTGCTCGCGGTCGTCGCGGCCGGACCGCTCGGCGTGGCCGCCGCGGTCACCGCCCTCGGCGCCCGGCTGGTCGTGCAGCGGCGCCGCCCGGCGCTGGCGATGACCCTCGCCCGCGGCGCCAGCCCCACCCAGCTGCGCCGGCTGGTCGCGGCCGAGGGTCTGGCCCTCGGCGTGCCGGCCGCGCTCCTCGGGCACCTCGCCGCGCGCCTGCTGCTGCCCGGCCCCGGCCGCTGGTGGGAGTGGGCGCTCACGCTGGCCGTCGCAGTCGTGCCCGCCGCCGCCCTGGCCGCCTCGCTCGACGACGCCTCGCTGCTCCAGACCCGCAGCGACCTGTCGGCCCGGGGCCGCAGCCGCTGGCGCTGGGTGGTCGAGGTCGCGGTCCTCGCGCTGGCCGGCCTGGCGACCTGGCGCCTCCTCGACCGCGAGACGCGGGGCGACGACGCGACCGAGTCGGGCATCGACCTGCTCGCGGCCGCCGCCCCGGTGCTGCTGGCGCTCGCCGCCTGCGTGGTGGCGCTGCGCCTCTACCCGCTGCCGCTGGCCGCCCTGACCCGGGTGCTGCGCCGTCGGCCCGGCCTGACCCCCTTCCTCGGCGCCGCGCGGGCGCTGCGGGACCCGGCGGGCGGGCTGGTGCCGGCGCTGTCGGTCGTGCTCGGCACCTCGATCGCGCTCGTCAGCGCCGTCCTCCTCACCACCGTCACGCAGGGTGCCGAGACCGCCGCCTGGCAGGGCAACGGCGCGGCGGTCCGCGTGACCGGCCCGATCGTCGACGAGGCCTTCGTCGAGCAGGTCTCGGCGGTCGACGGGGTCACCGCCGTCGCCGGCGTGCGGGACCTGGGGTCGCGGCTCGACCTGACCGTCGGCCCGACCCACGAGACGCTGCGCCTGCTCATCGTCGACGACGGGCTGGACCTGGTGACGGCGCCGCCGTCCCTGGCCGAGGCCCCGCCCGCCGCGTTCTACGCCGAGGGCGGTCCGGTGCCGCTCGTCACCGGGGGCGACGTCACCGTGACCCCCGGGCGGGGGACGCTCGGCACCCTGCGCGAGCCGGTGGTCGTCGTGGGCCACCTCGACGAGCTCCCGGGCCAGCCGACCCCGGGCAGCTGGGCCATCGTCGAGCGCTCGCGGTGGGAGGCCGCGGGCAAGAGCACGCCGGCGGCCCGCACCGCCCTCGTCGGCGTGGCCGCCGACGCCGACCCGGAGCAGGTGGCCGAGGACATCCGCGGCCTCATCGGCGCCGGCGTCGTCACGACCGTGCAGCGCGAGCTCGACGAGTTCACCTCCGCACCGGTGACCACCGGCCTCACGCGCGCCTTCGTCGGCGCGGCGGCCGTCAGCGGCGTCCTCACCGTGCTCGCCATCGTCGTCGTCCAGCTCATGGGAGCCGCGGCCCGCACCCGGCTGCTCGCCGTGCTGCGCACGCTCGGCCTGGCCCCGCGCCAGACCCGGGCGCTGACCGCGTGGGAGCTCGGCCCGCTGCTCGTCACGTCGCTGCTCGTCGGCGCCGTGCTGGGCCTCGCCGTCCCGTGGGTGCTGGTCCGGGCCGTGGACCTGCGCGGCCTCACCGGCGGGCGTACCCAGCCCGCCCTCGCGATCGACCTGCCGACGGTCGGAGGCGTGCTGCTGGCCGTCCTCCTCACCGTCCTGCTCGCCATCACCGTCAGCGCCTGGCTCGCCGGGCGCACCAACCTCGCGCAGTCGCTGCGCGTCGGGGAGGAACGATGA